From the Candidatus Binatia bacterium genome, one window contains:
- a CDS encoding GTP-binding protein, protein MAKETFKRTKPHVNVGTIGHVDHGKTTLTAAITLVQSKKGLGSFVKF, encoded by the coding sequence ATGGCCAAGGAAACCTTCAAACGCACCAAGCCGCACGTCAACGTGGGGACGATCGGTCACGTCGATCACGGCAAGACGACGCTGACGGCGGCGATCACGCTGGTGCAGAGCAAGAAAGGGCTGGGCTCGTTCGTCAAGTTC
- the fusA gene encoding elongation factor G, which yields MARKTPIARTRNIGIMAHIDAGKTTTTERILFYTGISHKIGEVHDGAATMDWMVQEQERGITITSAATTCFWRDHRVNIIDTPGHVDFTIEVERSLRVLDGACAVFCAVGGVEPQSETVWRQADRYHVPRVAFVNKMDRVGADFDNVVEQIRDRLKAPAVPIQIPIGKEEGFTGVIDLVSMKAVSADENDMGWTVITGEIPAGMLDDAKAAREALVEAAADADEHVLEKFLGGEEVSETELRDAIRKGTIAMKLVPVLCGTAFKNKGVQSLLDAVVDYLPSPSDVPAIVGLDPDHKEKELVRPASDDAPFAALAFKIMTDPFVGTLTFMRVYSGHAKVGDQVLNVTKGKKERVGRLLKMHANNREDVEEVYAGDIVAAVGMKTAITGDTICDPKDAVLLESMTFPEPVISVAIEPKTKADQEKVSVALGKIVHEDPSFRVRQDEETGQTIISGMGELHLEIIVDRMLREFKVDANVGKPQVAYRETARKTVEHKLRYAKQSGGRGQFAEVAIELSPLEAGKGFEFVDAIKGGTIPREYIPAVEKGLVDALTAGPLAGYPVIDCKVRLYDGSYHEVDSSEMAFKICASMAFKEALRKANPVLLEPIMAVEVVVPDQYMGDVIGDLNSRRGRIQNQTARGGAQVIAAHVPLANMFGYATEVRSRTQGRATYTMQFDHYDPVPNSVAEELTARAGAA from the coding sequence ATGGCGCGCAAGACACCAATCGCAAGGACCCGCAACATCGGGATCATGGCCCACATCGATGCGGGCAAGACGACGACGACCGAGCGTATCCTTTTCTACACCGGGATCAGCCACAAGATCGGCGAGGTCCACGACGGTGCCGCGACGATGGACTGGATGGTCCAGGAGCAGGAGCGCGGCATCACGATCACCTCGGCGGCCACCACGTGCTTCTGGCGCGACCACCGCGTCAACATCATCGACACGCCCGGCCACGTCGACTTCACGATTGAAGTCGAGCGCTCGCTTCGCGTCCTCGACGGTGCCTGCGCGGTATTTTGCGCGGTAGGCGGCGTCGAGCCCCAGTCGGAGACGGTATGGCGCCAGGCCGACCGCTACCACGTCCCGCGCGTCGCCTTCGTCAACAAGATGGATCGCGTCGGCGCCGACTTCGACAACGTCGTCGAACAGATCCGTGATCGCCTGAAGGCTCCCGCCGTTCCCATCCAGATCCCCATCGGCAAGGAAGAAGGTTTTACCGGCGTCATCGACCTCGTGTCGATGAAGGCCGTCAGCGCCGACGAAAACGACATGGGCTGGACCGTGATCACGGGCGAGATCCCCGCCGGCATGCTCGACGACGCCAAGGCGGCGCGCGAAGCTCTCGTCGAAGCCGCCGCCGACGCCGACGAGCACGTGCTCGAGAAATTCCTCGGCGGCGAAGAGGTCAGCGAAACGGAGCTTCGCGACGCGATCCGCAAGGGCACGATCGCGATGAAGCTCGTCCCGGTGCTGTGCGGCACTGCGTTCAAGAACAAGGGCGTGCAGTCGCTGCTCGACGCCGTCGTCGACTACCTGCCGTCGCCGAGCGACGTTCCCGCCATCGTCGGGCTCGACCCCGACCACAAGGAAAAGGAACTGGTGCGTCCCGCCAGCGACGACGCGCCGTTCGCGGCCCTTGCGTTCAAGATCATGACCGACCCGTTCGTCGGCACGCTGACCTTCATGCGCGTCTACTCGGGCCACGCCAAGGTCGGCGACCAGGTGCTCAACGTCACGAAGGGCAAGAAGGAGCGCGTCGGCCGCCTGCTCAAGATGCACGCCAACAACCGCGAGGACGTCGAAGAGGTCTACGCGGGCGACATCGTCGCGGCAGTCGGCATGAAGACCGCGATCACCGGCGACACGATCTGCGATCCGAAGGATGCGGTGCTGCTCGAGAGCATGACGTTCCCCGAGCCCGTGATCTCGGTGGCCATCGAGCCCAAGACCAAGGCCGACCAGGAAAAGGTCTCGGTCGCGCTCGGCAAGATCGTGCACGAAGATCCCTCGTTCCGGGTTCGCCAGGACGAGGAGACGGGGCAGACGATCATCTCCGGCATGGGAGAGCTGCACCTGGAGATCATCGTCGACCGCATGCTGCGCGAGTTCAAGGTCGACGCGAACGTCGGCAAGCCGCAGGTCGCCTACCGCGAGACCGCGCGCAAGACCGTCGAGCACAAGCTGCGCTACGCGAAGCAGTCCGGAGGCCGCGGCCAGTTCGCCGAAGTCGCCATCGAGCTTTCGCCGCTGGAAGCGGGCAAGGGCTTCGAGTTCGTCGACGCGATCAAGGGCGGCACGATTCCGCGCGAGTACATCCCGGCCGTCGAGAAGGGGCTCGTGGATGCGCTGACGGCGGGCCCGCTTGCCGGCTACCCGGTCATCGATTGCAAGGTTCGCCTCTACGACGGCTCCTACCACGAAGTCGACTCGTCGGAGATGGCGTTCAAGATCTGCGCTTCGATGGCGTTCAAGGAAGCGCTGCGCAAGGCCAACCCCGTGCTGCTCGAGCCGATCATGGCCGTCGAGGTCGTGGTTCCCGACCAGTACATGGGCGACGTCATCGGCGACCTCAACAGCCGCCGCGGCCGCATCCAGAACCAGACCGCACGCGGCGGCGCCCAAGTGATCGCCGCGCACGTTCCGCTCGCGAACATGTTCGGCTACGCGACCGAAGTGCGCTCGCGCACCCAGGGCCGCGCGACCTACACGATGCAGTTCGACCACTACGACCCGGTGCCGAATTCGGTCGCCGAAGAATTGACCGCGCGCGCGGGCGCGGCCTGA
- the rpsG gene encoding 30S ribosomal protein S7: MSRKGPARKRELLPDPVYHDRVVTQFINCMQTHGKKSIAEAVFYGAVETVEGRLKESGLEMFRRALDNVKPAVEVRSRRVGGATYQVPIEVRSSRQVALAIRWLIGNARSRPERTMRDRLAGELIDASNNRGGAVKKREDTHRMAEANKAFAHYRW, encoded by the coding sequence ATGTCTCGAAAAGGACCTGCAAGAAAGCGCGAGCTGCTGCCCGACCCGGTCTACCATGACCGCGTCGTCACGCAGTTCATCAACTGCATGCAGACGCACGGCAAGAAGAGCATCGCCGAGGCTGTCTTTTACGGCGCCGTCGAGACCGTCGAGGGCCGCCTGAAGGAAAGCGGGCTCGAGATGTTCCGCCGCGCGCTCGACAACGTGAAGCCGGCCGTCGAGGTGCGATCGCGCCGCGTCGGCGGCGCCACCTACCAGGTTCCGATCGAAGTGCGCTCCTCGCGGCAGGTGGCGCTGGCGATCCGCTGGCTCATCGGCAACGCGCGCTCGCGGCCCGAGCGCACGATGCGCGACCGCCTGGCCGGCGAGCTCATCGACGCGTCGAACAATCGCGGCGGCGCAGTCAAGAAACGCGAAGACACCCATCGCATGGCGGAGGCCAACAAAGCCTTCGCCCATTACCGCTGGTAG
- the rpsL gene encoding 30S ribosomal protein S12 produces the protein MPTINQLVRKGRQKLAVKTTAPALDKSPQRRGVCTRVYTSTPKKPNSALRKVARVRLTNGIEVTAYIPGVGHNLQEHSVVLIRGGRVKDLPGVRYHVVRGTLDSVGVTDRRQGRSKYGAKRPK, from the coding sequence GTGCCGACGATCAACCAGCTCGTCCGCAAGGGCAGGCAGAAACTCGCCGTCAAAACGACGGCGCCGGCTCTCGACAAGAGCCCCCAGCGGCGTGGGGTATGTACGCGCGTGTACACATCCACCCCGAAGAAGCCGAACTCCGCGCTTCGCAAGGTCGCACGCGTGCGCCTGACCAACGGGATCGAAGTGACCGCCTACATCCCGGGCGTCGGCCACAACCTCCAGGAGCACTCCGTCGTGCTGATTCGTGGCGGCCGCGTCAAGGACCTGCCGGGCGTTCGTTACCACGTTGTGCGCGGAACGCTTGATTCGGTCGGCGTCACCGACCGGCGGCAGGGCCGCTCCAAGTACGGCGCCAAGCGCCCCAAGTAA
- a CDS encoding family 1 glycosylhydrolase produces the protein MHITRSQIHELVRPDAFQWLAAIEDTFITTPSPKTGRTLDEYELTGHYGRWKLDLDLFAELGLRSVRYGIPWHRISPARGTWNFSWTDQVLGRLLELGIQPVVDLVHYGLPPWIEGAWLHPDFPELMAEYAARVAERYKGRIFTYTPLNEPRITAWYCGKLGWWPPARRGWRGFLSVMIAACRGIVRTVEEMTAVDPDIVAIHVDATDLYEAATPDLEREAGRRQDIVFLALDLVTGRIDDRHSLHSWLLTNGVSEAELGWFRDRALTIDLLGLNLYPLFTRKRLLRTPRGLRTRMPYGSASILERLAEMYWSRYRCPLFVSETASAGRRRLAWLEDSVEAVARVRARGIPLVGYTWWPLFALVTWGYREGRKSPAEYLLQMGLWNLEPTQNGLERVPTALVERYREIVAGGADLVGRLAAAGST, from the coding sequence GTGCACATCACGCGAAGCCAGATTCACGAACTCGTACGACCGGATGCCTTCCAGTGGCTCGCCGCGATCGAAGACACGTTCATCACGACGCCGTCGCCGAAAACGGGACGGACCCTGGATGAGTACGAGCTCACCGGGCACTACGGCCGGTGGAAGCTGGACCTCGACCTGTTCGCCGAGCTCGGCCTGCGCTCGGTGCGCTACGGAATCCCGTGGCATCGCATCAGCCCCGCGCGCGGCACGTGGAACTTCTCGTGGACCGACCAGGTGCTCGGCCGCCTGCTCGAGCTCGGGATCCAGCCCGTCGTGGACCTGGTGCACTACGGGCTTCCGCCGTGGATCGAAGGTGCCTGGCTTCATCCCGACTTTCCCGAGCTGATGGCCGAATACGCGGCCCGCGTCGCGGAGCGATACAAGGGCCGCATCTTCACGTACACGCCTCTCAACGAGCCGCGCATCACGGCGTGGTACTGCGGCAAGCTCGGCTGGTGGCCACCTGCACGCCGCGGCTGGCGCGGATTTCTCTCGGTGATGATCGCCGCCTGCCGCGGCATCGTGCGCACCGTCGAAGAGATGACGGCGGTCGATCCCGACATCGTCGCGATCCACGTCGATGCGACCGATCTGTACGAAGCGGCCACGCCCGACCTCGAGCGCGAGGCCGGGCGGCGTCAGGACATCGTATTCCTCGCGCTCGACCTGGTGACCGGCAGGATTGACGACCGTCATTCGCTGCACTCCTGGCTGCTCACCAACGGCGTGAGCGAGGCCGAGCTGGGATGGTTCCGCGATCGTGCGCTGACCATCGACCTGCTCGGTCTCAACCTGTACCCGCTCTTCACTCGCAAGCGCCTGCTGCGCACGCCGCGAGGACTGCGAACGCGCATGCCGTACGGCAGCGCGAGCATTCTCGAGCGCCTCGCCGAAATGTACTGGAGCCGCTACCGATGTCCGCTGTTCGTCAGCGAAACGGCGTCGGCGGGGCGGCGGCGCCTTGCGTGGCTCGAGGATTCGGTCGAAGCCGTCGCTCGCGTGCGGGCCCGCGGCATTCCGCTGGTCGGATACACGTGGTGGCCGCTCTTCGCGCTCGTGACGTGGGGATACCGCGAAGGTCGCAAGTCGCCGGCCGAGTACCTCCTGCAGATGGGCCTTTGGAACCTCGAGCCGACGCAGAACGGTCTCGAGCGAGTGCCGACTGCGCTCGTCGAGCGCTACCGCGAGATCGTCGCCGGCGGCGCCGATCTCGTGGGCCGGCTGGCTGCCGCCGGGTCGACGTGA
- a CDS encoding glycoside hydrolase: MSTFRSFYLAGFECATGYNMHGQWIDQIAATEHDVHCAGDYRRLEQVGIHAVREAIRWPLVDRCGRYDFSSIEPFVRAALRHDFDVIWDLFHYGYPQDVDLFSPSFPGRFARYCHAAASFIRRRMHRSCFFTPINEPSFLAWAAGEVGRFAPHARGRGPELKLALARAAIAGIEAIRDACPQARIVNVDPICRVVPAPQDEASIEYAQCFNTRWVFEFWDMVSGRLHPELGGSPAHLDVVGLNYYWTNQWQVGSEGVPLADDDPRRVPLSDLVRTAWRRYGTEIVITETSALGEARAPWIHELSLMAEDLLDKGIELSGICLYPILSMPEWHARHRWARLGLWDLEREQDVLARRACAPMMAALRIAQQRQALLSTRSAGDEFVEATGREE; this comes from the coding sequence ATGAGCACGTTCCGTTCTTTCTACCTGGCCGGCTTCGAGTGCGCGACGGGCTACAACATGCACGGCCAGTGGATCGACCAGATCGCCGCAACCGAACACGACGTGCACTGCGCCGGCGACTACCGGCGTCTCGAGCAGGTCGGCATCCACGCCGTGCGCGAGGCGATCCGCTGGCCCCTGGTCGACCGCTGCGGCCGCTACGATTTCTCGAGCATCGAGCCGTTCGTGCGCGCGGCGCTGCGCCACGACTTCGACGTCATCTGGGATCTCTTCCACTACGGCTATCCGCAGGACGTCGATCTCTTCTCGCCGTCGTTTCCCGGCCGCTTCGCACGGTACTGCCACGCGGCGGCTTCATTCATCCGCCGGCGCATGCACCGCTCTTGCTTCTTCACTCCGATCAACGAGCCGTCGTTCCTGGCATGGGCCGCCGGCGAAGTCGGCCGTTTCGCGCCGCACGCCCGCGGACGCGGCCCCGAGCTCAAGCTCGCGCTGGCGCGCGCGGCCATCGCCGGCATCGAAGCCATTCGCGATGCCTGCCCGCAGGCGCGCATCGTCAACGTCGATCCCATCTGCCGCGTCGTGCCGGCCCCGCAGGACGAGGCCTCGATCGAATACGCCCAATGCTTCAACACCCGTTGGGTGTTCGAGTTCTGGGACATGGTCAGCGGACGGCTGCATCCGGAGCTCGGTGGAAGTCCCGCCCATCTCGACGTCGTCGGCCTGAACTATTACTGGACGAACCAGTGGCAGGTCGGCAGCGAAGGCGTCCCGCTCGCCGACGACGATCCAAGGCGGGTGCCGCTTTCCGACCTCGTGCGCACCGCGTGGCGCCGCTACGGCACCGAGATCGTGATCACCGAGACCAGCGCGCTCGGCGAGGCGCGCGCGCCGTGGATCCACGAGCTTTCGCTCATGGCCGAAGACCTGCTCGACAAGGGCATCGAGCTCTCCGGCATCTGCCTGTATCCAATCCTGAGCATGCCCGAATGGCACGCGCGCCACCGCTGGGCCCGGCTCGGCCTCTGGGATCTCGAACGCGAGCAGGACGTGCTGGCGCGCAGGGCCTGTGCACCGATGATGGCTGCGCTGCGGATCGCTCAGCAGCGCCAAGCGCTGCTGAGCACGCGCAGCGCGGGCGACGAATTCGTGGAGGCCACTGGCCGCGAGGAATAA